A window of Fusarium oxysporum Fo47 chromosome II, complete sequence genomic DNA:
GCTTGGGCATTTTCGTTGGTAATGAGATGAATATAGTCGTTGAACCTTCTTGCTTCTTCGCTATGAGTTCTCAGCATTATGTTCAATGGTAGCTTTCGGGCTACTATAGAGATTAGTTCTGTTCTAAAACTATTAACAAGTCATCTAGAATCTGCCAGTCATTCTCGTCGCTTTACTGAAGAAATGATTTCGTCTCATTCTTCAAATCAGGCTGAAGGTATAATCGCTCCATTTGGAAGCGGTCCGTAAATTATCCATAGATAATTTCAGATGGAGATATCAACTCAAATGCGAAGCCTCGTCAGGATGTAATTATAATATTGCCTCTATTTATTGGCAAGGATGCTTAGGCCCAGCCGGACAAGGCGGACTTGGCCATATCAATACCGGAACCTTCCCCGGCAGCCACGTGGGTCCCGATCGTGGGGAAGCGCAAATGCTTGGGTTCCAGGTAGGTATCGCATTTTATCATGGAGTTCCGTTATCGATAATCGAATGTATTACGCTTGAGTGAGTGGGAAAATATCTGAGTTGCTGGATAGGCTTGTGAAGATGTGATGGTAATTGCTTCATTGACCTACCCTAAAGATGAAATAATGACGTCAGGTTCAATCGTTACTTCATACATCAAAAGCTCAATAAGACCACAATCGCTTAGTTCTTCACATCTTCAATACACTATACTTAAAACTACTCACAATGTCTCTAACACCGCTCTCATCTCTCCGCGTCTCTAAGCATCTCATCCCATCTCACAACCTAATCCCCAATTGCAGCATCCACCAAAAACCCCTTCTTCACTACCACGCTGCCTTCAAGCCCCCCATATCCGCATCAAAGATCGAAGCGCACCTATCCTCAGTTAACGTGGTAGCACCGCAGTGGCGCTACACAATGTACTCCCAAACCCACTTCCACAGCACCACCCACGAGGTCCTCTGCATAAGCCACGGCAGAGCCCGTTTATGCTTTGGTGGCGAAGATAATGAGGGGAGGGTTGAACCGGTGGTGGAAACGGGCGATGTTGTGATTGTGCCTGCGGGAGTGGGGCATCGGTTGTTGGAGGATCTGGACGGCGGGTTTGAGATGGTGGGGAGCTATCCGACGGGTTGTGACTGGGATATGTGCTATGGGAAGAAGGGTGAGGACGACAAGGTGAAGGCTATTAAGAACGTGGAGTGGTTTCGGAAAGATCCTATCTACGGGGATGAAGGGCCAGCTACAGAGTTTTGAGGGAGTCACGTTTGTGGCATGTGCCGTGGCTTCGGGAGCATCGATAGTTAAACTATCACTGCAAGGTACAAGCCGTGAGACAAATCATGTATTCAATCCATCATTACTATCGTCCATTAATCCAATCCATACCATTCACATATCCATTAACCATTAATCCGACCAAGCTCAGAAGTTCATGACAAGGGCAGCACCACCGAAAAGGGCGCCGAGCGCAATGGCAGCAGTGGCCTGGGCAGCGCCTTCAGTGGAGGTCGAAGGCGACAGGCCAGTGGCCGCAGCTGTGTTTGTGTTCTCGGGAACACCCGATGTGAAGGGGATGTCGCTGACGGAGCTGGCGCCGGAGAAAGCGGCCTCCTGGGTGCTGGCGGTAGGGTTGGCGGTGGCAGAAGGCTTGTCGGGGTTGAGGACACTGAAGATGTTAGCTGGGTTTGTGAAAGCGGATGGAATGACTTACGCATCAATGACATGTACAACACCGTTGGCGATGAGGACATCAGGAACTATGACCTTGGCCTCGTTGACCCAGACAGTACCGTTGTGGATAACAATGTTGAGCTTCTCACCCTCAGAAGTGGTAAGAGAACCGTTCTTGAGGGTTGAGCTGTAGCCAAGAGTGTTGTTGACAACGTGGTACTTGAGAATGCTCTCAAGATCGGACTCGCTCAAGTTGGAGAGGACAGAACCAATGTTGGCAAAGGCGCTGTTGCTGGGAGCAAAGACAGTGATGTTCTTCTCGTTGGTGAGGTTTGTGACGAGCTTGGACTCGGTCAGAGCGCCAGCAACGGCGGAGAGGTTGGCGGCGATGGCCGTGTCGGAAAGGTTCTTGGGGACAGCGAGgaccttgttgatgatgtgaaTGACACCACCAGTGAAGTTGAGGTCCTGAGTGTGTTAGTGAGTGTTGTTATTGATCAATTGGATGACTTACAGCCTTGGTGACATTGGATTGTTGACGGAAACCACTGTAGAAGCTGACAGTATCGCCCATGGCCAGAGCCTCGACACGCTGTCCACCAGTGACATTGGCATATGTCGCATTGTTGAGGAGCGTAGGGACAAAAGCGGGTGTGTCGCTGATGTTGCTGGCATAGTAGGTACCGTTCAGAACGTGGTATTGAAGGATAGCAGCGACGGAGCTGGGATCGTTCTCGACCATGCGGGCAACAGCGGTGTCATTGAGGAGGTCCTTGATGGCGTCGTTGCTTGGGGCCAAGATGGTGACATTCCTAAGACGGCCAAGGTCTCTGAGAAGACTGGGCTGGGCACGGAGAAGGCCTGCATGGTCAGCTTGCACCGGCAAACAAGATACAATAACATACCGCTGAGCTCAGAGAGGGTAGAGTTCTCAGACTCAAGAGCAGCAGTAAGGTTGGGACGGCTCTGGGCGGTAGCGTAGCCCGAGAGGGCGAGGGTGACAAGAGACTGCAGCTTCATTTTGATGATCGACTGGACAGAGTTAATCTTGGAGAAACAACGTAAACCCAAAATACGGGGGGGAACACACAGCTTAAGAACTCCTCGAGAaacaagctcgacaagaaCCCCGTTAGCTCTCGCGGCAGCATCCTGGCCAATTGGTAAAACTTCGCCCAGCACGAGCCCTTGCGAGACCAGACTCAAAACAGAGTCAATGACATAGACCAAGAGCTCAAGCGTCATCAATGGCCAGAATGGTGAAGTGCTACTCAGCCCACGCCAAGGCTCTTGGTCTGAGACGAGTTCAAGGGTTGAAGCTCTGTCGTGGCTTGCCGTGTGCCGAAAGCCGGGGAAGCTGTGTTTTCAAGAGTTGCAGTTTGGAGTCGCACCATGGGAGAGACGTGTATTCAATTGGACAACGCGAGAGATTCCATTTGCTATCGTAACTAACCCTGCTCGTATTGAACCTGAGAAAAGCCTGTTTGTTGTATCGGTTCAAGGCGTTGGAGGCCACCGAACCGCGTAACAGACAACCTACACAGACAATAGCttcattcttttgctggtAATATCCGGAAAGTCTCATTGGGCTTGGAGTCAATTCGGACTAGGCTGCAAGCTTCCTCAGCCCGGATCCCCACACTCCACAGCCGATCGGGTATCGTGATATCGTCATAGATATTTATTAAGGTATCGCAGCAGCTCAATTTTCAGCACAGCCGACTTTTGTTTTGACTGATTCTCACTCAATTGAAGACGCTGCCAAGGCCTCGGCACTGCTAGCGTTGCATTCCAGCTGTTTCATAGGGTGATGAAGAGCTCCCTTGGACTGTAAATCGGCCAATGCAACGCCGAGGGATGAAAGGGATGTTGGTCAGCTCATGCATCGGTGAAAAATGGCCGGACATGGTTCAGAGTCCAGACTGTCGCAGAGTTTGGCAAAATTGTTGGCAAATGCCGATTGGTTTGGTCGTTGGGTGAAAGGATTGTTCACCAATTGACTGGACAACTCAGAGAGGAGGTCCAAATGGATCGGCGTTTTCCAGTTTCACTCTCTTTGTTTCTCGGAGATCATCCCCAAATACTGTGCCGTCCTCGTTGGCTGCCgacttcttttctttgttcaTAACTTGTTCTCGTCTCGCTCGTTGAAGATTGACCAGGTTCGCTCGATCGGGATCACGACATTTCTGCAGTTTCTTTCGAAGTGGTTTCATCGCTTTGACAATCTCGGGCTACTCCTGTTAGTCTGGTTCGGGCAACAAGCTTTAAACGTACCGTCCCCCAATACTCTGTCATTCTCTCGGGAGGTTCCTCTTCAAGCATCTTGCGGCAGCTGTCCACAGCTCCTAGAATCTTGTCTCGCATGTTTGCAAAAGCTGATTCCTGACTAGCATTGCCGCCTTGACCAGGAGTCGGGATCAAAGTGTCGAGCAGTCCATGATCTACCATGGAAAGCGCCGCCATCATGATTTGACTAGGCGCATAATGGAAATATGCATCTGTCACCAGAGGACTGAACTTGAGAATGTCTCGCGCGCGGGCATGCGCCTTATTGATTCGCGTCTCTTCGTCTGGTaacctccttctcaactCCAGGATGGCACCCTCGAGCGCTCTGAACGGATGTCGCACATCAAACGCAAAGCGGATACCCTGACAGAGAAGAAACTCTCCCGCCAGAATTTGCTCGCCCGTTGTGTTTGGAAACTTCTCTGAAAAGGCATTTAGCTTGTAGAAGAAACCTTCGGCCTTGCATCCAAAGAAGAGTGATGTTTTGAGGAGATCGGTCGCAGGGTAGGTCATGACCGAGTTGGTCACGTAGAATCGTCGCAGAAAGATAGCGGCCGTCGCTCGAATCTCAGTAGGAAGCTCGCAGAATTGAGCCGCACGAATAAGCTCGACGGTGAAGAACTTGACGAGGCGTATCTCTTCATCGGGGGTAAGAAAATCGGGCGGAGGATCTGTCGCAAGTCGAGGAGCGATCTGTTCTCGAGCGAGGGAGTTTGTTTTTGCGCGCAGTTCTTGAAGGTTCGCCGGCGTAAACGACCAGAGCCGATATTGGCTCGACTGCCTGTAGCGCTCGTCTTCTATCGCCATTTTGTTGTTGTGAATGATGATGCAGAACAGACATGCTGCATGATGGAGCTGCCTACCACTTGTTTTGGATGTCACGTGACCTTATCTTATCGAAATGATCGTCAGGGACCGCACCCCATTAAAATAGCCTCACATTCAAGCTCAAATTCAATCAATTACAGACGCATTCGCGTGATGACTCTATTGTCCAAATCAAATCCAAACGCCAGCCAGATACCAAATTTACCAATTGACTCATAAAATCCATCAATATCCCAAGTTCTCTCTTCTcgcaggaggaggaggcgggGGCTTCTTGGCCCGGTTGGGAGGGGGAGGCGGTGGCTTCTTTCCAAGAGCCAAACCGCTTGCGCTTCGGCTTAGACTTCCATAGCTAGTTGCAGGGCTGGCAGTGCGGTGTTCCCAGTCAGGACTGCCGCTTCTGCTTGTTGAAACATCATCAGAGAATACATCGTCATGCCGTCCGTATGAACCGCTGTCAGTAGCAACGCGAGCAAGAGGAGCACCTGGGACTCTGAGATTGGCCAGTGGTGTAGCTGTAGATGAGGAGCGGCCTTCAAATGTTGAGGCGCGTCCAATCGGGGGTCGTGCGGGTTGGGGAGGGGGAGGCGCAAGACGGCTTCCGGGAGAACGGTGGGGAATGCGAGCGGGCTCTTGTTCAGCCTCTGGCTCTTCGTAGACGGCCTGATGACGAGGCTCTTGCCAAGAACGAGCGGTGTTGGATCGGCTTCGGCCAATCTTGGGAGCACTGGTAGGCGAAGACGCAGCTCCAGCCCAGTTC
This region includes:
- a CDS encoding RmlC-like cupin domain-containing protein, with protein sequence MSLTPLSSLRVSKHLIPSHNLIPNCSIHQKPLLHYHAAFKPPISASKIEAHLSSVNVVAPQWRYTMYSQTHFHSTTHEVLCISHGRARLCFGGEDNEGRVEPVVETGDVVIVPAGVGHRLLEDLDGGFEMVGSYPTGCDWDMCYGKKGEDDKVKAIKNVEWFRKDPIYGDEGPATEF
- a CDS encoding FAS1 domain-containing protein, which codes for MAIEDERYRQSSQYRLWSFTPANLQELRAKTNSLAREQIAPRLATDPPPDFLTPDEEIRLVKFFTVELIRAAQFCELPTEIRATAAIFLRRFYVTNSVMTYPATDLLKTSLFFGCKAEGFFYKLNAFSEKFPNTTGEQILAGEFLLCQGIRFAFDVRHPFRALEGAILELRRRLPDEETRINKAHARARDILKFSPLVTDAYFHYAPSQIMMAALSMVDHGLLDTLIPTPGQGGNASQESAFANMRDKILGAVDSCRKMLEEEPPERMTEYWGTSKGALHHPMKQLECNASSAEALAASSIELSVTRFGGLQRLEPIQQTGFSQVQYEQDQEPWRGLSSTSPFWPLMTLELLVYVIDSVLSLVSQGLVLGEVLPIGQDAAARANGVLVELVSRGVLKLCVPPRILGLRCFSKINSVQSIIKMKLQSLVTLALSGYATAQSRPNLTAALESENSTLSELSGLLRAQPSLLRDLGRLRNVTILAPSNDAIKDLLNDTAVARMVENDPSSVAAILQYHVLNGTYYASNISDTPAFVPTLLNNATYANVTGGQRVEALAMGDTVSFYSGFRQQSNVTKADLNFTGGVIHIINKVLAVPKNLSDTAIAANLSAVAGALTESKLVTNLTNEKNITVFAPSNSAFANIGSVLSNLSESDLESILKYHVVNNTLGYSSTLKNGSLTTSEGEKLNIVIHNGTVWVNEAKVIVPDVLIANGVVHVIDAVLNPDKPSATANPTASTQEAAFSGASSVSDIPFTSGVPENTNTAAATGLSPSTSTEGAAQATAAIALGALFGGAALVMNF